The Stigmatella ashevillena genomic sequence GCACGCGGGGCCCCTCCACCTTCCAGTCCACCCCGGGGTTCTGGCGCGGCACCGGCACCAGCACGTACAGCGCATCCTTGCCGGGCGGCGCCAGGCTGGGGTCCATGCGCGAGGGCACGTTGAGGTAGAAGCTGGGATCTTCCGGCACGCGAAAGCGCTCGAAGATGTCGTCGAAGGAGCCGCGGTAGTCCCGGCCAAACACGACGGTGTGCTGATCCAGCCCCTCGTACCGGCGCTTCAGCCCCAGGTAGAGCATGTAGCCACTGGAGGTGTAGCGCAGCGAGTCCTTGCGCTTCAGCGAGGTGGGGGCCCCTTCCAGGAGCTTCTCGTACACGTAGGGCAAGTCCGCGTTGCACAGCACCACGTCCGCCCGCACTACCCGCCCGCCCTCCAGCTCCACGCCCGTGGCGCGCGCCCCCTGCGTGAGGATGCGCCGCACCGGCGCGCCATAGTGCAGCCGCACGCCCTCTTCTCGCGCCACCCGCTCCAGGGCCCGGGGAATGGCATACAAGCCCCCTTGAGGAAACCAGATGCCCACGCCCAGCTCCGTGAAGGGCAGCAGGCCGTACACCGCCGGAGAGGCAAAGGGCGACACCCCCAGGTACATCGTCTGGAAGGTCATCGCCGCGCGCAGCCGCTCGTCCTGGAAGTAGCGGCTGACGTCCGAGTACATGCGGCGATGGGCCCGGACCTTGAAGATCTTCGCCAGCACGCCCGGCGAGAAGTAGTCCAGGATGCCCGCGTAGTTGCGCCCCACCAGGTGATCCAAGCTGGTCCGGTACTGCACGCGCCCCTGGGCCAGGAACGCCAGGTAGCGCTGGAAGCTGCCGGGCTCGAGCCGCTCCAGCTCCTGTCCCATGGCACACAGCTCGGAGGTGAAGGTGACATCCGAGCCGTCGCGGAAGTGGATGCGGTAGTTCGTCTTGCACCGCAGCAACGTCAGGTAGTCCTCGATGCGGCGGCCCAGCGCCCGGAAGGTCTCCTCGAACACCTCCGGCATCAGCACGATGGTGGGCCCCATGTCCCACGTGAAGCCATCTACCTGGAGCTGGTTGCAGCGTCCGCCCGGACCGTCTGTCTTCTCGAAGAGCTGGACGTCGAAGCCCTGGCGCGCCAGCCGGGCCGCGGCCGCCAACCCGCCCACGCCCGCGCCCACCACCACTGCCGCTGGCCTGCCCGCCTCGATGCCCATGGTTCGTTCCTCAGGCGGCACGGTGCGCCAGCCGGGTGATGAGATTGTCCAGCACCTCGCGCATCCCGCCGCCGTCCGGCAGCGCCCGCAGGGAAAGGCGCGCCACACGCGAGGAGCGCTCCACCATCCGCTCGCACGCGGTACGGCCTCCCCACCGCTCCACCAACTCTCGCGCACGGCTCAGCGCCGCGTCGTCCTTCTCCGGCGCGGGCAGCGCCCACAGCCGCTCCAGCTCCGCGCGGCCCTCGGGACAGGCCCGCGCATACGCGGCCAGCACCGGGAAGGTGCGCTTGCCCTGGGAGAAGTCACTGTCCCCCGCCTTGCCCGACATGCGCGCATCCCCGAACAGGCCGAGCACATCGTCCCGCAGCTGATAGGCCAGCCCTCCGTAGCGCCCCACCCGCTCCAGCCCCTGGCACAGCCCCTCGTCGGCCTCCGCCAGGATCGCCCCACACACCAGCGGGGCGCTGAAGCCATAGCGTGCCGTCTTCAGGTGGGCCACGCGCAGCGACTGGAACAGCCCCACATCCGCCAGCGCCGCCCGCGACAGGTCCAGGTCCAGGTACTGCCCCGCCGCGGTGTGCCGGCACACCGCCAGATAATACTGACAGGCCTTCGCGGCCCCCCTCAGGCCCGAGCCCAGCATGGCCTCCATGGCGCGGGCGAAGAGGTGGTCTCCCACCACCACCGCCAGGTCCTCGCCCGCCCGGCCAGGGGCCAGCAGGTGGTGGAGCGCCGCGCCTCCTCGGCGCAGATCCGCCCGGTCAGCCACATCGTCATGAATCAGGAGGAAGGTATGGAGCAGCTCCAACCCCGCCGCGAACTGCCACAGCCCCGCGGGCACCCCCGTGGACTCGCGCGCCAGGCTGTAGCCCGCCACCACCAACACGGGGCGCAAGCGCTTGGCAGGCCGCAAGGCATACGCCCG encodes the following:
- a CDS encoding phytoene desaturase family protein, with the protein product MGIEAGRPAAVVVGAGVGGLAAAARLARQGFDVQLFEKTDGPGGRCNQLQVDGFTWDMGPTIVLMPEVFEETFRALGRRIEDYLTLLRCKTNYRIHFRDGSDVTFTSELCAMGQELERLEPGSFQRYLAFLAQGRVQYRTSLDHLVGRNYAGILDYFSPGVLAKIFKVRAHRRMYSDVSRYFQDERLRAAMTFQTMYLGVSPFASPAVYGLLPFTELGVGIWFPQGGLYAIPRALERVAREEGVRLHYGAPVRRILTQGARATGVELEGGRVVRADVVLCNADLPYVYEKLLEGAPTSLKRKDSLRYTSSGYMLYLGLKRRYEGLDQHTVVFGRDYRGSFDDIFERFRVPEDPSFYLNVPSRMDPSLAPPGKDALYVLVPVPRQNPGVDWKVEGPRVRAKVFQRLAELGYPDLERDVEVERVFTPDDWASSFNLMHGSAFGLAQNFFQIGPFRPSNQDARVKNLFFVGASTQPGTGLPTVLISARLVVERMLAWAQQSQWALAPAAPVPAPVGLAS
- a CDS encoding polyprenyl synthetase family protein, which codes for MAHPFASVAAPRLGPSLNVARPDLTWLQLVQEQIEASLAELFELPDEAGLDDRWKQAMVRTRAYALRPAKRLRPVLVVAGYSLARESTGVPAGLWQFAAGLELLHTFLLIHDDVADRADLRRGGAALHHLLAPGRAGEDLAVVVGDHLFARAMEAMLGSGLRGAAKACQYYLAVCRHTAAGQYLDLDLSRAALADVGLFQSLRVAHLKTARYGFSAPLVCGAILAEADEGLCQGLERVGRYGGLAYQLRDDVLGLFGDARMSGKAGDSDFSQGKRTFPVLAAYARACPEGRAELERLWALPAPEKDDAALSRARELVERWGGRTACERMVERSSRVARLSLRALPDGGGMREVLDNLITRLAHRAA